The Silene latifolia isolate original U9 population chromosome 4, ASM4854445v1, whole genome shotgun sequence region aactaaaatatcattaagcactgtttggaaaatgtagattatattatatttaaaggtacattaaattattttaaaaagaacatgaaacactaattaaattgtaatgcatGAGATCGTTTAATATGATAGAAAACTTCAAAAGTTCATTCATATACCTAGATTATGATGTCGCTATAGATAGATCTTTGACGTGATTTTAGACCTATTTTCCTGTtttcaatgtataatagaaataaatgtgctttcaatttaattcaattGTTCATTATGTATGTTCATAATGTGCATGTACTGTTTTACAAAAGAGATTTAAAAGCAGAcctgaaatgtacattatattattttgctaattcaGTACATCATAAGTCGCTATTCAAGGAGATAATAATGTTCAAGTAAATAGCACGCTAAAAATAGACAAAGAAGTACTTTAATTAAGTGCAACTAAACATTGGTTCACAAATTCAACATTTTGCTTATGCAATTGCAAATCATTACACATACTAACGTATACTAGAATTTAAAACATCATACTACATGAACAGGGATGTCATCAGACAAATTCTAACGTACTGCGTAGATAATATTTGAACATTAAATGTAATTACTAGCTTTAGAGAAATGACCCTTCTTCGCATGATCAGCGACAGTTTCATGGCAATCGTTGTGGTCGAACATAAGTAATGTGCATAGATATTTGTATCGTAACACTTTACGCACGCTCCGCTGCAAAACAGAAGCCAACAATTAACAAGGTAGGCAAAACACAATGaacatgaatttctttaaaataagaaccaacactcacatcatttttcatcaggccacatttccaagagattaatcccataaatgtttccatgtgtctcattgtgtatatACCACAGTCATCAACATTGTAGTTATTTCTCCAACTAAGCTTTGCAACAATGGGATCCATAGCCAACACAACGTTGCTAGAGTCAGAAGTTTTTGGGTTCTCACCTAAAAACCTTCCAAGAGCATCAATCTATGACAAAACATTTTAAACTAGTGTTAAGCGCGACTAATAGTCCCAATTCAATAGAACAACAAGAATGTGTCAAATTCAAACATACTGTTAACAGTGGAGATATACCATATTTCTTGATGGCATCTTCATCTGAGAATGAGTTGTCAAGAATGACGAAACGCTTCCTCACCAGGTCAACCACGTATAAGAAAAAATGTTTCTCGTGTACAAttgggaaaaaaaattgaaattacaaaacaaatgacgTACAACCATAAGTACAGTCAAACTCTTGGAAGGGTATATTTTAACTAATCGTGAGGCACATGTAAAAAATGAGAACGGTACATTGCAATATAAAGTGACCTCATTTAATACAAACGCAAAAAAAAATTCCCTTTGACTCAAGcagttgaaataaaacaaaagcagaatgcaaacatggaatgatagtatgactcatggtctatgttcccaacgtgtgcatatagttgcaactgctcatgcatattagatattccccacattgagaaattacaacattaacattgtaaatgtttaaaaagtacatttagtacgtttagaaagtacattgagaaattataacattaacattgtgttaaatggccatttatCCTAATTTGGCCTAATCTGaacttttttaatataaaatgggtatatacaagttgaggttcaaatgagtttagtagttggaattaaacaaaaaaacgaaaggacttatgcgataatagtatgtctcaattttttaaaaatgcaatacaacaatggcaaagaaaattgcaaagtatttcaagcaaacaataacaacttacgAGTGCGATTGAAGTTATGTCTATTCCCGGGAAAAGTTGCAACTCCATTTTTACACGAGCCtcgaataattcataaattttttcatcacttaaacctgggctgggtttcgctaatacagactgcatgggaaagtaacgaaagagggaagtacaatatttcaaaatacatattacacacggcatttaagagtgtatgtaaatgtacttacatgcacaagcgtggtaaaaaagaaccgcttcggagtaccaagattattttcttcctctttacaatTCAAATATGATGACCAGCAATCAATTACAACACTCGAAACATGTTCAGACGGCTTTAATGACCACAAATGCATTCGCGTTGCAAAATAAGTCTTGTACGAATATAAGTGCCCACTAGAGCAAAAAATATAACAAATTACTTGTCAGGTGTGAAACAGTGAAAATGACATACACAAAATGGTAATTTAGCAAGTACACATTTTAGATTACCTAGAACGACGATTGTTAGTGCCCCGGTCACTGAAAACATATTCAGCCACTTGAAGGTGCACCGCAGTAAGAGGTGTTAACACATTGGTGTCATCTTGGATAGCGAAAAACAATGGATCAAAACGAGATGACTGTTGCTTGTTCTTTGGATAGAGGTATATAAGAAGGACTTGCCATGAAATGAACCCTTTTGGTAGTCAAGAAGATTCACCAAAGGACAGGCGATCCGTTTAACCCTTTAGTGCGGCTAACCTTGCCTCACTTTCAAAGAAAGTCTTTCTCCAACCCTAAATCGAACGAAAATTCACGATTCTGTGTACGGATGAATTTCTCCACTTAGCACATTGTTCTCTGTGTTTAGCACGAGCAAGTTTCAATTTGTACGCTTTCTCCGCTGCATTTGCTACAAAGAATAAACTGTTCATCCTCATCCGGTGTCTTTGGATTCCCACGCACGGTGCACACGACACATCTTCGGtaccaccaccatatgtcaaatataCAAATTCAGTTGGTGAATGGGCCTGTTTGACACACTCTTCACCTGGGAAACATTGCAAACCAACCGCGTATTTCTCATCTAACACAACCATATCTTCCATGACTCTCTTTTTTCAAGCGGTGTAGTCATCGCAAACTCTGGACAAGGCACGGTATGTAGGTACatctttagtactatgaaggtacatctttagtactatgaaggtacaaagaaaatatttcaaagtGAATATTGAAAAGGAATAGTGAATACTTCGAGAATCAATGGATATACCTCCGGAGACGAGTACGAAATTGGAGATTTTGTATCGCACTAACATCCTCGACACTCTCCGCACTTTTTCAACCACTTGTCTACATGGATTAGAAAATCTAATTCTTTCCATTAGTCGACCTTTTACACGACCAAGACCAAATCGACAAGCTTCCATCTCCCGCTTTTCCCTTGAGAAAAGTGCGGAGATGTCCAATTCAAAAGAGTATAGTAATCTCTTTCTACGAATCATTTTTCATGGACAAcacggtcaacataaacaagctgcAAGTAAAAACAGGATTATGTTTGGAAAATGGCAGGTTTTAAAACCATAATAACTAACAATAAATGTAACCCAGAAGATTTGTACCattagaaacaggagaggtccaccAAAGTGATTCTTCTTCCCCTTCCTAACCCAATCCTTTGTGTTATCAAACTCTCCATGACAAATTGACACCAATCAAACCGACCTAATGGCGAGACACATTCCTCGGCCCGATTTTAGTACATGGTGATTGACGAACGGCTTTCGATTTTTGCGCATTAACAAAGACACAAAGCAAGCACCacaaaattaatcttaaattgatcgtaatcatcatgacaaataatatgctctgcaagggtcttgatatccacttgaccatcaacatgaaattgagctttccaatgcgcgtaaaacgcatcacattctGCATCTTCGTCACTACAGCATGAAAGTAAAACATGTTTTCCTCCAATTGGGAGACCAACGGCATCATGAATACAAGAAGCAGAAATACGAAAGCGCTGTTTATCAggtagaatgatgaaatccgaatacgggttgtagttctcaattaaccaataaccaaggcgtaaaggaagccttgtaacccttagccagaacaatgaagaaaaaccaatctcttccagagcacaccattgattgtaatcaaggtgtcgaaggacatcaacaaaacttttagGTGACATCCAGGTGGTAATACGGGAGAACGTTGGAGTAGGATCATCAACGGTGAGGGACCGAGGTTGTTCAACCTCGGAGAAATACGGCGTGTAACAGTTCCAGGATCGCCTTTGCGCTTTAATAACTGAAAgtagttttgcatgtaatattaatgagttgtgttgtgttgtacacGTTTTACGAAGAAATGTCCTCTCAGTTTTATTGAAATGTGCATGATCTACAACAATAATGTGC contains the following coding sequences:
- the LOC141651509 gene encoding uncharacterized protein LOC141651509, with the protein product MEDMVVLDEKYAVGLQCFPGEECVKQAHSPTEFVYLTYGGGTEDVSCAPCVGIQRHRMRMNSLFFVANAAEKAYKLKLARAKHREQCAKWRNSSNKQQSSRFDPLFFAIQDDTNVLTPLTAVHLQVAEYVFSDRGTNNRRSSGHLYSYKTYFATRMHLWSLKPSEHVSSVVIDCWSSYLNCKEEENNLGTPKRFFFTTLVHSVLAKPSPGLSDEKIYELFEARVKMELQLFPGIDITSIALIDALGRFLGENPKTSDSSNVVLAMDPIVAKLSWRNNYNVDDCGIYTMRHMETFMGLISWKCGLMKNDRSVRKVLRYKYLCTLLMFDHNDCHETVADHAKKGHFSKASNYI